One part of the Helicobacter cetorum MIT 99-5656 genome encodes these proteins:
- a CDS encoding M3 family oligoendopeptidase, whose amino-acid sequence MQEQEWNLNALFENKESVEECLKALQLTTKDFETTYQNRLKTLSATQFLEALKHYENLLEKISSVMTYAYLLFAKNTKEAKFYSQCEMACADIQQHILFFEIEFVNLDTKKQLAFIKKCKNHAFYLNNLIEKKKHTLKLDEERIALALSPVGAGAFSRLFDEHLSSLKIPFKEQTLSEEEILALLHNPNRKTRKKAQKAFSATLEKSRFLLTYILNMVRKNLLIETKLRNYEKKESFRHIDNQISQDSVNSMIDIVNANFSLVHRYYHKKAQILGHKLKDYDRYAPLSTENATMAYSQAVEETLNAFKAFSPEFHKIASKAIKDGWVDSHPREFKQGGAFSHGAVPSAHPYVLLNYTGNRRDAFTIAHEFGHMIHQELSKKQGVLNMDTPLTTAETASVFAEMLLFEHLKKSLKQDELLFMLAGKLEDIFSTLFRQVVMTNFERRIHEIDAELDTKDFDKIWFEENQRMFERSVKLTKNYHLWWSYIPHFIHSPFYCYAYSYGQLLTLALYGLYKKSDTKTFVKTYTEFLSLGGSKSPKELVAMFGFDIDSKEFWEIGMQEVSHLLEEFERLVACKES is encoded by the coding sequence ATGCAAGAGCAAGAGTGGAATTTAAACGCCTTATTTGAAAATAAAGAAAGTGTAGAAGAGTGCCTAAAAGCGTTACAATTGACAACAAAAGATTTTGAAACGACTTATCAAAACCGCTTAAAAACCTTGAGTGCCACACAATTTTTAGAAGCCCTTAAGCATTATGAAAACCTGCTAGAAAAGATTTCTAGCGTAATGACTTATGCTTACTTGCTTTTTGCCAAGAATACCAAAGAAGCTAAATTTTACTCGCAATGCGAAATGGCTTGTGCTGATATTCAACAACACATTTTGTTCTTTGAGATTGAGTTTGTTAATCTAGACACCAAAAAACAACTGGCTTTCATTAAGAAATGTAAAAACCACGCCTTTTATCTAAACAATCTCATAGAGAAGAAAAAACATACCCTAAAACTAGATGAAGAAAGAATTGCACTAGCACTTTCGCCTGTTGGAGCGGGTGCGTTTAGCCGTCTTTTTGATGAACATTTATCTTCTTTGAAAATTCCTTTTAAAGAACAAACTTTAAGCGAAGAAGAGATTTTAGCTCTCTTACACAATCCTAACCGCAAAACTCGTAAGAAAGCTCAAAAAGCCTTTAGTGCTACTTTAGAAAAATCTCGTTTTTTACTTACCTACATTTTAAATATGGTGCGTAAAAACTTGCTGATTGAAACCAAACTAAGAAATTATGAAAAAAAAGAGAGTTTCCGCCATATTGACAATCAAATCTCACAAGACAGCGTGAATAGCATGATAGATATTGTGAACGCCAACTTTTCCTTAGTGCATCGTTACTACCATAAAAAAGCACAAATTTTAGGGCATAAACTCAAAGATTACGACCGCTACGCCCCCTTAAGCACTGAAAATGCAACCATGGCTTATTCTCAAGCTGTAGAAGAAACTCTTAATGCTTTTAAAGCCTTTAGCCCTGAATTTCATAAAATCGCTTCTAAGGCGATTAAAGATGGCTGGGTAGACTCACACCCTAGGGAGTTTAAGCAAGGGGGAGCTTTTAGCCATGGAGCAGTGCCTAGTGCTCATCCTTATGTGTTACTAAACTATACAGGAAATCGCAGAGATGCTTTCACTATAGCTCATGAATTTGGGCATATGATTCATCAGGAATTATCTAAAAAACAAGGTGTGTTAAACATGGATACGCCCCTAACCACCGCAGAAACCGCTTCTGTATTTGCTGAAATGCTACTCTTTGAACATTTAAAAAAGAGCTTGAAACAAGATGAGCTACTTTTTATGCTTGCAGGCAAATTAGAAGATATTTTTTCTACACTTTTTAGGCAAGTGGTTATGACTAATTTTGAAAGAAGAATCCATGAAATCGATGCAGAATTAGACACAAAGGACTTTGATAAAATTTGGTTTGAAGAAAATCAGCGGATGTTTGAAAGGAGTGTCAAACTCACTAAAAACTACCATTTGTGGTGGAGCTATATCCCCCATTTTATCCATTCACCCTTTTATTGCTATGCCTATAGTTATGGACAATTGCTCACTCTAGCCCTTTATGGACTTTACAAAAAAAGCGATACTAAAACCTTTGTTAAAACTTACACAGAGTTTTTGAGTTTAGGGGGTTCAAAAAGTCCTAAAGAATTAGTGGCTATGTTTGGTTTTGATATTGATAGTAAAGAATTTTGGGAAATCGGTATGCAAGAAGTCAGTCATTTGTTAGAAGAATTTGAAAGGTTGGTCGCATGCAAAGAGAGTTAA
- a CDS encoding glycosyltransferase family 9 protein: MHFACLLALGDNLITLSLLKEIANKQQKPLKILGTHLTLKIAKLLECEKHFEITPIFENVPAFYEIKKQGVIFAIKDFLLLLKAVKKHQIKHLILEKQDFRSSLLSKFIQVSTPSKEIKNIYKNRQELFSQIYGHVFDSTQYSIGLENPKKILINPFTRENYRNISLEHLQIVLKLLKPFSITLLDFEERYLFLKDEVAYYYTKTSLEEVKNLILESDLYIGGDSFLIHLTYYLKKNYFIFFYRDNDDFMPPNCKNECLLKAHRSVNIKKDLREKFKILGLDITQTA; the protein is encoded by the coding sequence ATGCATTTTGCTTGTCTTCTAGCCTTAGGGGATAATCTCATTACGCTCAGTCTTTTAAAAGAAATAGCCAATAAACAACAAAAACCCCTTAAAATTTTAGGCACACATTTAACTTTAAAAATTGCCAAACTTTTGGAATGCGAAAAACATTTTGAAATCACGCCTATTTTTGAAAATGTGCCAGCTTTTTATGAGATTAAAAAACAAGGCGTTATTTTTGCGATAAAGGACTTTTTGCTGTTGTTAAAAGCGGTTAAAAAACACCAAATCAAGCATTTGATTTTAGAAAAACAAGATTTTAGAAGCTCTCTTTTATCTAAGTTTATTCAAGTAAGCACTCCAAGTAAAGAAATTAAGAATATCTATAAAAACCGCCAGGAGTTGTTTTCACAAATTTATGGGCATGTTTTTGATAGCACTCAATATTCTATTGGCTTGGAAAACCCCAAAAAGATTTTGATTAACCCCTTTACTAGAGAAAATTATAGAAATATTTCTTTAGAGCATTTACAAATTGTTTTAAAACTTTTAAAACCCTTTTCTATCACGCTTTTAGATTTTGAAGAACGCTATCTTTTTTTAAAAGATGAAGTGGCTTATTACTACACCAAAACAAGTTTAGAAGAAGTTAAAAATCTTATTTTAGAAAGTGATTTGTATATTGGTGGGGATTCGTTTTTAATCCATTTAACTTACTACTTGAAGAAAAATTATTTTATCTTTTTCTATAGGGATAATGATGATTTTATGCCACCTAATTGCAAAAATGAATGCCTTCTAAAAGCCCATAGAAGTGTTAATATCAAAAAAGATTTAAGAGAAAAATTTAAAATTTTAGGGTTAGATATAACACAAACTGCTTAA
- a CDS encoding outer membrane beta-barrel protein, which produces MIKKIACILSLSATLAIAGEVNGFFMGAGYQQGAYGSYKGEWKYAGTLYGLNAKLGFQGFANKWFGARIYGFLDWFNTPANAYNKKDNLFTYGGAGDIMLNIIPLDKFALGIFGGVQLAGNTWMYPSFNATRFQFLFNVGGRMRIGNHSAFEAGVKFPMLNQGGVQRYYSWYVDYVYTF; this is translated from the coding sequence ATGATTAAAAAAATTGCTTGTATTTTAAGTTTAAGTGCGACCTTAGCCATTGCGGGCGAAGTGAATGGATTTTTTATGGGTGCTGGTTATCAGCAAGGTGCTTATGGCTCTTATAAGGGCGAGTGGAAATATGCTGGAACCTTGTATGGATTAAATGCGAAACTAGGCTTTCAAGGTTTTGCAAATAAATGGTTTGGTGCTAGAATCTATGGCTTTTTAGATTGGTTCAACACACCTGCTAACGCCTACAATAAAAAGGACAATTTATTCACTTATGGTGGTGCTGGCGATATTATGCTTAATATCATTCCTCTAGATAAATTTGCCTTAGGTATTTTTGGAGGCGTACAACTGGCTGGAAATACTTGGATGTATCCTAGTTTTAATGCAACTAGATTTCAGTTCTTATTCAATGTGGGCGGAAGAATGCGTATTGGAAATCATAGTGCGTTTGAAGCGGGTGTGAAATTCCCTATGTTAAACCAAGGTGGAGTCCAACGCTATTATTCTTGGTATGTAGATTATGTCTATACATTCTAA
- a CDS encoding TerB family tellurite resistance protein: MEIILLIVAAIVLLYFYNTLKEYLKNPLNPKIKTTEYDLKNDPYLLQSNPLEKFKQSQVGAYMRLLRFLDTQKNVLDNALRTLFVNELERSLNSEQQALAKEFLNEPICEEESLESLCEEIANHTYGEYIKRLKLVEFLMLLAYADGVLDNKEKELFLDVGAFLQIENKDFNELYDNFERFNLIEIPMSLEDAQNLFEISKETNITEQSLEEKALELSTPYYHKMNYHKPYSEQEFVSLKQIALASQVLEANLDSQNP, from the coding sequence ATGGAAATCATTCTGTTAATTGTCGCAGCAATTGTATTGCTCTACTTCTACAACACACTCAAAGAATATTTGAAAAATCCCTTAAACCCCAAAATCAAAACCACTGAATATGATTTAAAAAATGACCCCTATTTGCTACAATCTAACCCCTTAGAAAAATTCAAGCAAAGTCAAGTCGGTGCATATATGCGCCTTTTAAGGTTTTTGGACACTCAAAAGAATGTTTTGGATAACGCCTTAAGAACACTCTTTGTGAATGAATTAGAGCGTTCCCTAAACAGCGAGCAACAAGCTTTAGCTAAAGAGTTTTTAAATGAGCCTATCTGCGAAGAAGAGAGTCTTGAATCATTGTGCGAAGAAATTGCTAATCACACTTATGGAGAATATATCAAACGCTTGAAATTAGTAGAATTTCTTATGCTATTAGCCTATGCTGATGGTGTTTTGGATAACAAAGAAAAAGAATTATTTTTAGATGTAGGAGCGTTTCTGCAGATAGAAAATAAAGACTTTAACGAGCTTTATGACAATTTTGAACGCTTCAATTTGATTGAAATTCCTATGTCTTTAGAAGACGCACAAAATCTTTTTGAAATCTCTAAAGAAACCAACATAACAGAACAAAGCCTAGAAGAAAAAGCCCTAGAATTAAGCACCCCCTACTACCACAAAATGAATTACCATAAACCCTACAGCGAACAAGAATTTGTGTCTTTGAAACAAATCGCTCTAGCTTCTCAAGTCTTAGAAGCGAATTTGGACTCTCAAAACCCATGA
- a CDS encoding outer membrane protein has product MRVQKILLYLLSLMCFCLAEENGAFVGFGVQFSLMKAVEKNDPFLNQERIIQIENAQNKIAQLNKVENQVKGMSKNFEYINTNLKDTKNPIDMAFGLHYLKTTVQDIQKIIVISNSASSNPNLVQALEKMQEPITNPLTKPSEFETNLKNLELQFAQSQNSILSHLSSQVTGISHSLNTLDPLTYSKNISSMYGVSLSVGYKHFFGKKRNQGFRYYLFYDYGYSNPKFVGNGTTSLGKMNNNVYGLGVDYLLNFIDNLQTHFSAGFYVGFALAGSSWVGKGASAWISQMDFINNYLPNYSAKMHTSYFQIPLNFGFRINVDKHNGFEMGVKIPLAINSYFESHGNGLNSELFFKRLMVFNFGYVYNF; this is encoded by the coding sequence ATGCGAGTTCAAAAAATATTATTGTATTTATTATCCTTAATGTGTTTTTGTTTGGCTGAAGAGAATGGAGCGTTTGTAGGATTTGGGGTGCAATTTTCTTTAATGAAAGCAGTAGAAAAAAACGACCCTTTTTTAAATCAAGAGCGTATTATTCAAATTGAAAACGCTCAAAATAAAATCGCTCAACTCAATAAGGTTGAAAATCAAGTGAAAGGAATGTCAAAAAACTTTGAATATATTAACACTAATTTAAAAGATACTAAAAACCCTATTGACATGGCATTTGGCTTGCACTATTTAAAAACCACTGTACAAGATATTCAAAAGATTATTGTCATTAGCAATAGTGCGAGTTCAAACCCTAATTTAGTGCAAGCGTTAGAAAAAATGCAAGAACCTATTACTAATCCCTTGACTAAACCTTCGGAATTTGAGACTAATTTAAAAAACCTAGAGCTTCAATTCGCTCAGTCTCAAAATAGCATTCTTTCTCATCTTTCATCTCAAGTGACTGGAATTTCTCATTCGCTCAACACGCTTGACCCCTTAACTTACTCTAAAAATATTTCAAGCATGTATGGAGTGAGTTTAAGCGTGGGTTACAAGCATTTCTTTGGTAAAAAAAGAAATCAAGGGTTTCGCTACTACTTATTCTATGACTATGGCTATTCTAACCCAAAATTTGTAGGCAATGGCACAACAAGTTTAGGCAAAATGAATAATAATGTCTATGGGCTTGGCGTGGATTATCTTCTTAATTTTATAGATAATTTACAAACGCATTTTAGTGCTGGTTTTTATGTGGGATTTGCGTTAGCAGGAAGCTCTTGGGTAGGAAAAGGTGCGAGTGCATGGATTAGTCAAATGGATTTTATTAATAATTATCTACCCAATTATAGTGCCAAGATGCACACAAGCTACTTTCAAATTCCTTTAAATTTTGGTTTTCGTATTAATGTTGATAAGCATAATGGCTTTGAAATGGGAGTAAAAATTCCTTTAGCAATCAATTCTTATTTTGAATCGCATGGCAATGGGCTTAACTCTGAGCTTTTTTTCAAACGCCTTATGGTTTTTAATTTTGGCTATGTTTATAATTTTTAA
- a CDS encoding cation:proton antiporter: protein MENSTLYIIVVGLWLSVGFGIFLKKLDIPVIIGYICTGTVLATFFKIDDFDLLSDIGEFGIVFLMFMIGIEFNFDKLKSIKQEVLVFGLLQVILSALITFLLGYFVLGLSPIFSLVLGMGFSLSSTAIVLKFFEDSKQLNTPMGKSAVGILIFQDIAAIPMLLILTILSSKDSHINMLILKTIISAGIILLILLLPGKKGANLILEHAKDTHLPEIFIGTILVIVFSAAGLSHLFGFSMSLGAFIAGMAISKSRYKINVQEEFAQLKNLFLALFFITIGMQINIKFFIEKFFVVIFLLILVMGFKTFVIYAILRFFRDTKTAIKTALSLAQIGEFSFVIFLNSGSHQLFNLQEKKGIFGFLHEKNILQATHNDIHQLLILMVVFSMLATPFILKYLDSLAQFVLENTHSHTKK, encoded by the coding sequence ATGGAAAATAGCACACTTTATATCATTGTTGTTGGCTTATGGCTTTCTGTAGGCTTTGGAATATTTTTGAAGAAATTAGATATTCCTGTTATTATCGGTTATATTTGCACAGGAACTGTCCTAGCAACCTTTTTTAAAATTGATGATTTTGATTTGCTATCTGATATTGGCGAATTTGGAATTGTCTTTTTGATGTTTATGATTGGTATTGAGTTTAATTTTGACAAGCTCAAATCCATTAAACAAGAAGTGCTGGTTTTTGGGCTTTTACAAGTTATTTTGAGTGCTTTAATCACTTTCTTATTGGGGTATTTTGTCCTAGGTCTTTCGCCCATTTTTTCCCTAGTTTTAGGCATGGGCTTTTCGCTCTCTTCAACCGCCATTGTGCTGAAATTCTTTGAAGACTCCAAACAGCTTAACACGCCTATGGGAAAGAGTGCTGTAGGTATTTTAATCTTTCAAGATATTGCAGCTATTCCTATGCTCTTAATCCTAACCATTCTCAGCAGTAAAGATTCTCATATCAACATGCTCATACTCAAAACCATCATTTCAGCAGGAATTATTCTGCTTATTTTGCTACTACCTGGCAAAAAAGGGGCTAATCTCATTTTAGAACACGCAAAAGACACGCATTTACCTGAAATTTTTATAGGCACTATTTTAGTGATTGTTTTTAGTGCGGCTGGGTTAAGCCACCTTTTTGGGTTTTCTATGTCCTTAGGGGCATTTATTGCCGGCATGGCGATTTCTAAATCACGCTACAAAATCAATGTCCAAGAAGAATTTGCACAATTAAAAAATCTCTTCTTAGCCCTTTTTTTCATCACCATAGGGATGCAAATTAATATTAAATTTTTTATAGAGAAATTCTTTGTCGTTATTTTTTTACTCATTCTAGTCATGGGTTTTAAAACATTTGTGATTTATGCTATTTTACGCTTTTTTAGAGATACCAAAACGGCTATAAAAACCGCTCTTTCTCTGGCTCAAATCGGAGAGTTTTCTTTTGTTATCTTCTTAAATTCAGGCTCTCACCAGCTCTTTAACCTACAAGAAAAAAAGGGGATTTTTGGTTTCTTACATGAAAAGAATATCTTACAAGCCACTCATAATGACATCCATCAACTCCTTATTCTTATGGTAGTCTTTTCTATGTTAGCCACCCCATTTATCTTAAAATATTTGGATTCTTTGGCTCAATTTGTCCTAGAAAATACCCATAGCCACACCAAAAAATGA
- a CDS encoding DUF5644 domain-containing protein — MSVLKLHLKVFRFETNKDYNPAYVSYFLEYQEEQYLLDILKQLKGVSYSENIALKINQIAVFEDAKVSDLVVFFGKEWVLEPLSKRYALKDLIIDEQEVLKNYEDFFKEIPYTTKGEKEELEKFIQINFINPQTNPKYLGDGFFLYVKWLMKRYPSQQNKLLEIISKAESGVMNFLSVANYLYKHDDNIDHEIYELQEMLTNSKIKPWQDFSKNLLSLYQYNPNPIKTPNPPKTCALFNAYAKHLNAQSLLKSSKLYLEKMGQKIVELPFCYDGGYYGKIVNTREFLIACAYNLALAKANGVSLVFCEEDAYLNILHAKEILDNNTELISSINEELKKYKLVYEKGVEAIYLNEWVNEFLAWELKSPFDGFSSVAFSRTQKSDNFFNKIHLKTPMLLEANQNYAPILEINQESALSQCANLRYLGIDLGVDFLITHSLGLFDAFERLGKQASKFYKRDHDSTPTLFLVQVVLMAMGEKNKEALGLDSHHHKVTFI, encoded by the coding sequence ATGAGCGTTTTGAAGTTACATTTAAAGGTCTTTCGTTTTGAAACAAACAAAGATTATAACCCAGCCTATGTGTCTTATTTCTTAGAATACCAAGAAGAGCAATACCTTTTGGATATTTTAAAACAACTTAAAGGCGTGAGTTATAGTGAAAATATCGCTCTTAAAATCAACCAAATTGCCGTGTTTGAAGACGCTAAAGTAAGTGATTTGGTGGTATTTTTTGGTAAGGAATGGGTGTTAGAACCTTTATCTAAACGCTACGCTTTAAAAGACTTAATCATTGATGAACAAGAAGTGTTAAAAAACTATGAAGATTTTTTTAAGGAAATACCCTACACCACTAAGGGCGAGAAAGAAGAATTAGAAAAGTTTATTCAAATCAATTTTATCAACCCCCAAACCAACCCTAAATACTTAGGCGATGGCTTTTTCCTGTATGTTAAATGGCTTATGAAGCGTTATCCTAGTCAGCAAAACAAATTGCTAGAAATTATCTCTAAAGCCGAAAGTGGCGTGATGAACTTTTTAAGCGTTGCAAATTATCTCTATAAGCACGATGATAATATTGACCATGAAATCTATGAATTGCAAGAAATGCTCACTAACTCCAAAATCAAACCATGGCAGGATTTTTCTAAAAATCTCTTAAGCCTTTATCAATACAACCCTAACCCCATTAAAACACCTAACCCCCCTAAGACTTGTGCCTTATTTAACGCCTATGCCAAACATCTCAACGCACAATCTCTTTTAAAAAGCTCCAAACTCTACCTAGAAAAAATGGGACAAAAAATCGTAGAACTACCTTTTTGTTACGATGGGGGCTATTATGGAAAGATTGTAAACACTCGTGAATTTCTCATAGCCTGTGCATATAATCTAGCTTTAGCCAAGGCTAATGGTGTGTCGCTTGTTTTCTGCGAAGAAGATGCGTATTTAAACATCTTGCATGCCAAAGAAATTTTAGACAATAATACTGAGCTTATTAGCTCTATCAATGAAGAGTTGAAAAAATACAAACTTGTTTATGAAAAAGGCGTTGAAGCCATTTATCTTAATGAATGGGTCAACGAATTTTTAGCATGGGAATTAAAAAGCCCTTTTGATGGTTTTTCAAGTGTCGCCTTTTCTCGCACTCAAAAGAGTGATAATTTTTTCAATAAAATCCATCTAAAAACCCCCATGCTTTTAGAAGCAAATCAAAATTACGCCCCCATTTTAGAAATCAATCAAGAGAGTGCTTTGTCTCAATGCGCTAACTTACGCTATTTAGGAATTGATTTGGGTGTGGATTTTTTAATCACGCATTCTTTAGGGCTTTTTGATGCTTTTGAGCGTTTAGGCAAACAAGCATCAAAGTTTTATAAGCGAGACCACGACAGCACGCCGACCTTATTTTTAGTCCAAGTCGTTCTTATGGCTATGGGAGAGAAAAATAAAGAAGCTTTAGGGCTTGACTCCCATCACCATAAAGTTACTTTCATTTAA
- the gltX gene encoding glutamate--tRNA ligase, which translates to MSLIVTRFAPSPTGYLHIGGLRTAIFNYLFARANQGKFFLRIEDTDLSRNCLEATKAIIEAFKWVGLEHDGEILYQSKRFELYKEYIQKLLDENKAYYCYMSKDELDTLREEQKARKETPRYDSRYRDFKGTPPKGIEPVVRIKVPQNEIISFNDGVKGEVRVNTSELDDFIIARSDGTPTYNFVVTIDDALMGVTDVIRGDDHLSNTPKQIVLYKALNFKIPNFFHVPMILDEEGHKLSKRHGATNVMDYKEMGYLKVALLNFLVRLGWSHKDQEIFSMQELLELFNPKDLNSSPSCFSWHKLNWLNAHYLKNQSTQELLELLKPFNFSNTTHLNPAQLDCLFDALKERSQTLQELALKIDEVLNAPTEYEEKIFKKLDKALVVPLLEKFKLELDKASFNDENTLENAMHNIIEKEKIKAGGFMQPLRLALLGKGGGIGLKETLFILGKTESLKRIENFLKAF; encoded by the coding sequence ATGAGTTTGATTGTTACTCGCTTCGCCCCATCGCCGACTGGGTATCTCCACATAGGGGGGTTAAGAACAGCCATATTCAATTATCTTTTTGCACGAGCTAATCAGGGAAAATTTTTTTTACGCATTGAAGACACAGATTTGAGTCGTAATTGTTTAGAAGCGACCAAAGCTATCATAGAAGCCTTCAAATGGGTAGGACTAGAACACGATGGAGAGATACTCTATCAATCCAAACGCTTTGAGCTTTATAAAGAATATATCCAAAAACTCTTAGATGAGAATAAAGCCTACTATTGCTATATGAGTAAAGATGAACTAGATACTTTAAGAGAAGAACAAAAAGCTAGAAAAGAAACCCCACGCTATGATAGCCGCTATCGTGATTTTAAAGGCACACCCCCTAAAGGCATAGAGCCTGTAGTAAGGATTAAAGTGCCACAAAATGAAATCATTAGCTTTAATGATGGAGTTAAAGGCGAAGTGAGAGTGAATACAAGCGAATTAGATGATTTTATCATCGCACGAAGCGATGGCACGCCTACTTATAATTTTGTCGTTACTATTGATGACGCTCTAATGGGAGTTACAGATGTGATTAGGGGAGATGACCACCTTTCTAACACCCCTAAACAAATCGTGCTTTATAAGGCTTTAAATTTTAAAATCCCTAATTTTTTTCATGTGCCTATGATTTTAGATGAAGAAGGGCATAAATTAAGCAAACGCCATGGGGCTACTAATGTGATGGACTATAAAGAAATGGGCTATCTTAAGGTGGCTCTACTTAATTTCTTGGTGCGTTTAGGATGGAGCCATAAAGACCAAGAGATTTTTAGCATGCAAGAATTATTAGAGTTGTTTAACCCTAAGGATTTAAATTCTTCGCCTAGTTGCTTTAGCTGGCACAAACTTAATTGGCTCAACGCTCATTATTTAAAAAACCAAAGCACACAAGAATTACTAGAACTTTTAAAACCTTTTAATTTTAGCAATACCACTCATTTAAACCCCGCTCAATTAGATTGCTTATTTGACGCTCTTAAAGAAAGGTCTCAAACCCTACAAGAATTAGCCCTTAAAATAGATGAGGTTTTGAACGCCCCTACAGAGTATGAAGAAAAGATTTTTAAAAAACTAGATAAAGCACTCGTTGTGCCATTGTTAGAAAAGTTTAAACTTGAATTAGATAAAGCTAGTTTCAATGATGAAAATACTTTAGAAAATGCCATGCACAATATCATTGAAAAAGAAAAGATTAAAGCAGGTGGCTTTATGCAACCTTTGAGATTAGCTCTACTAGGAAAAGGGGGCGGAATAGGGTTAAAAGAAACGCTTTTTATTTTAGGTAAAACAGAGAGTTTAAAGAGAATAGAGAATTTTTTGAAAGCTTTTTAA